TATatggtattttaaattttgtatgaATACACATTGAACGGATAAAATATAACAGGTGACAATTACCCGGCTCATGCTCGACAAAACAAAAAATCACTGAAACAAATCAATGTATTTTACTAACTTTTCACTTGGAACAATAAGGTAAAACCAAGGTTTTGTAACATGTTCAGCAAGTTCTtcggaatttttttttccagcGGTATAATGCTAAAATATGGGGACGGAGAACAAATCTACAGATTCGGTGAAGGTTGTTAAGACTTTTGAGTGAAAAAGACACTCAACTAAGGAAAAACGGAAgggggaaaaaaagaaaaagaattaTCTTATCTCACTACAAGAATCTTCATTTATTCCCATAATTTACTTACTCACATCGTATTCTGCCTGAGAATCAACTTTACCGATGCTTGGTACCCTGCCACTCTCACCTGCAGATTGTGAAGGATTAGTACCAGAGTCGATCTTCGAATCAGGCGATCCTCCACCATCACTTTTACAGTTTTCTACGGTTGCATCAGCAGTAGACGGGGTAGCATCCATTTTATCTGGCTCAACTGAAGGGGAAGCGTCTGGCCCAACGCCATCAAGTTGAGCTTCTGATCCGACTGGAAGCTCGCCGTTTGGTAAAGGTGGGCGTTGAGCTGATTCGGATGTACCAACAGAATTTGTAGGAGGTACTTCGACAGAATCAGAACTTTCCCTCCACTCGACCCATTCTGATTGTCTTGAAGGCCCCCTGGATTCAACCTCTTCAAAGTCATGCGATTTACTGAACATATTGTCCACAACTGGTTTTGGTACAAGTGGCTCAGATGTGGCAGTGTCGGCATAATCCTCATCGTCATCTTCATCGACCAAGACCTTATTGTCATCAGCTCCAACCTGACGTGCCTCAATAATGGTGGTTGAGGAAGCAACTGACCCAGTGGAAGGTTCGCTTGCTTTTCTTTCATCATCAAATGCAAACCAATTGGAGTTAGTGAAGAGAGATCCACTGTAACAAGAGAACTATTGAAGCTATAGTCACATGCAGCAAATGGAGGATATAAAAAGCACTGAAAAGGGAGGGGAGCATCAAGGAACGCAAACACTTGAATTTAAGGTATATGAGATAATCAAACAAGTATCATCCACTTGCCTTTCTTGGTCATTTCCCAAACGAAGGGAAGAAATGACAACTTCAGCAGATTCATCATCAAAATACACATCCTACAAAAGATAAAAATCAGGAACTTTCTCACTCAAATGCGTGATGTTATTTAACATGGTTAAAAGACGCATAAACATGCGAAGAGAGTATGAataggatgatgatgatgacgtaGAAACTTAGAACTGACGCGAACACAACTGAACTTCACAAAATACAAAGTCATGGCTCTCATTTATTCACTGCATACCTCGTCATCCCGTGCAAGTGAACCACGAGTCTGCACaaggtaaatatatatatatatatttcagaaCATGATTGAAACCTACGTCGATGAAAACAAATAACATGGTACATCTTTAATTGTTCACTCCCCTGTTGACCTTCAAAGAttgttatataaaaatattaacctACCGATCTTCAAAAAAAAGTTAACTATAATCATTCTTGGAAAACTATTATCGGTAAAGTAAGTAAACAACTATGCACTATTTGAGTGTTTGTTCCACAGAGAAgctaatttgtttttatttttactgaACGAAGCTCAGGTTTAAAAATCAGACCACTGAAATCTAACAGTGCTTAAAAAAAGTACAAAACAAACCTCATCAATATCATTACTATAGATCCCATACTGAAATGCTTGGCTCAAGTTATTTGCCAAAGCTGCAACATCATAATCCTTGTCTTGgtaatcatcatcatcactaTCTCTTGTCCGATCATGTAGTGAGTTCGGTCTCCTGAAAAATATAAAAAGTGCATCCATATAAGAGGGTTAAGCTGTAAAAGAAAGGATTTAGGCACACAGACTGTCCAATAATAATAACTGGAAACAAACCCGTAATGGTCAAAATGATAGGAAAAACACCTACAGCACCTACGACAAAACATGGGTCAAACATAAAATACTTGAATTTTTAACTTCTCTGCCAAGACCTCAATAACCAAAACCATCCACCCATTATACCAATAGCTAGTATACATTTCAGTGAAAATCTTTCTTCTAGCAcatttaacaattaattaataattgttGAATACATATGTTCATATGTTGATAATATTCACCTCATTGGCTATGTAGCACGAAcacttattaaaatatttttaaagtatcgGATATGGATATGGATACGATACACTGATATGCATGTCAGATACTGCAAAATCCGAAGCTTTGACTTTCTGTAGATTTTACCAGTTGGATACGCCTGGACACAGGAGGGTTACGTTTTTCCCATATGTTTTGGTggaattgcaaaaaaaaaaaaaaggttttagAGGTCAAATGGGAAAAAAATTGAACTTTGGGGGGTTCAATCGAAGCTGTGTGGTCAGAAATTGGCGACACATGCCAAATCCAGTGGGCCCCACATGATTTGGGCCAATGAAAACTTGCCACGCTGGCCGCTGCACACAGGGTAGTACCCTGTGTGTAGCATCGACACAACGCTTTGGGGGACTAATTTAAATATAGATGGAATTGATTGGGCTTATTAGAGAGAAAATAAATTGGGCTTCTTCATCTCCACGTCATCAGTCTCCTCTTCTCATCTTGAAGCCGCCCTAGCTCTGTCGCCAATACGAAGCTCGCTAGTCGCTGCTGCGCAAGCTCTACAAATGCTCAGAATAAACTTCACTTTGATTTACCCAGTTCCAAGTCACTCTCCTTTTCTTCTCATTTCCAAATCACTTTCCTAATTTGCAATGGATATTATGAATGATAAATATGGCTTTCTATCTTCacaatttttatactaaatttatatatttatatattctttAATAATTGTCTTATCCTAGCCATATTGTGTCTTATGTTTTCGAAATTCGCAGTATCCGTATCATACCCAATTTGATACCCGTACCCATACCTGTACCCGTATTCATGCAGCATAGCTCATTAGGGAGTTTGAATGAAGTTTGTTGCCATATTAGGGATGGTTTTGTAATTGATGTCTATGAATACCATAAGTGTCCAATATCACACTCAACTTTGTCTCCTACATTAATTTCTCCAAGATTCAGCACCTAACAAGGCATCCGATTTACATTCAAATTCAGCGGTTAAGTTTAAACAGGTCAAAGATTGAACCTTTGCCTTAGCCCTATGCACGGGAATCTAGCCTTAATAAAAGGTTATGATTACAATAACTAATAAAAGAACATATAAGTGGGAAACACTATGCATGCATGCATAATGGAGAAAGATGGTACGTTCAGACACATGACACTATTCAAATGCACTCACCCGCATGTCCATTGGAAGACGTTTTCCACAGCATTGCGATTAAGAAGCACACTAGTCTTCCAATCAATCCAATCACTGTTTTCCtgcaagaaaaaagaaaaaaaaaagaaacgaaaatttcaagatgttatCAGTTTACAATGCTACCAGCAAAACACTTTACCACCTCACACAACTGCAATAAAATACAGGCCCAatacaaaaaaatgaaaattcaacCAACATAAACATTACCCCTAAGTTCAACCAAGTCAAGCATGATGTTTCATGTAGATGGTGGGGAATGAAGGCTGCATGCAGATGATCAGGGTATAACTATGAAAAATAACAACATTGTTGGAAATAGAACACTCGGAAAACCTGTAGAAATGTCTGAATCTCGCTGTTGGTATTCCCTAACTGAACAAGCTTGTTAGCAATACGAGTGAGGTGCCCGATATTCCCTATCCTAGGTGGCGTTCTACCCACAGCCGAGATAGTTGGCTGCACGACACATTCAATAAAATAGATTATAGTAATTTAAATCCCAGGCAaacgaaattttaaaaaaaaataggtaCATTATGTGACAAAATGTCATAAGCAAGAAAGCCCCAAATGAAAAATAAACAAAGCATACCTTGTTTACATCAAGGGTCAGAGTCAAATTCTTCTCTGCTTCAAGGATCTTCCCAACAACATTACAATCGCGAAGAATATGTTCAACATACCGAGGATTCTTGCTCTCCAAGCAAGAGACTACAATGCGTTCTACATAATGAtgtaaaaaattattgtatGGGTACCTACAACCAAATGAAATGTAATTTAGAGTACTCCGAAGATGTTCACCAAGTTTATAAGAATTTTCAACATCTGAAGTGGGGAGAACTTACTCAAAAAACATTTCAAAAATGTGTTTCACGGCACCTAGGCGGATAAATTCTTTTTCTGCAACCTCACTGGTTACAGCCACTAAGACTGAGATGAACTCAATAATCTGAGAGCCACATCATAGCTCAAGATTAGATTTAGTGCCACGGAGATGATCAATTTTTCTCGCAgataaaattcaatttcaaatgtGAAAAAGTGGGGGATGAGAGAGGGACTGAAGTACTGTGAAGAGCATACAAAATCATCATTGCCTTATGTTAGAAGAGCATTTATAGGGAAACACAACAGTTGTCATTCTCAGATGCATGCATAATATAGAAGAGGAAAATCTCGATAAAATACTGAACAACGGCAGTCAATACACACacgcaaaaaaaaataaaaaaatctcacAACAATATAAACACGTCTTCATCCTTTTCTAAATTAAAGATAAAGATACCTTTAAGCGATGTTTTCCTAGAGGCGGCTGCAATTTGCCATATGTAGTTAGCAACACATGGTCATCTTCAGAGGAGACATCCAAAAGTTTGAGCAAATCACCTGACAGATAAACCAGTTAACTGTATGATTGTGACACCACCATTAATATTTGATGGCCACAAAAACGATTGTACCATTTGAAACACATTTGCATGTTCAACAACAGTAAATTTATTCACACATTTTGCTTTGTACATTTAAGTTTGGTTCGCATTTCTTTGATGTTCTTAATCTCTCACCCGTGTTTTTCCTTTTTACATTTCTTTCTCCAAATTAGAAGCACTTTGTCAAAATGGAGTTGTTGGTCAGGAAAATTGTGAAATGTCTTGGTCATCCAACTCAGAGATTTCTCACCCACAATAATAAAACACAATCATATCACTTACATAGTAACAAACCAAAACTCAACGCTGAATAGGAAGCTGGATTGCTCATCCGAAAAAGGAACACTCCTTAATGAGGTCTTCATAGATTTGCCTAACTACTCAATAAACAACAAAGACACATTCTTTTTACGGCAAGTGACCAAGATTGTTCTCCCAAACCTTCAGCTAGTTATCTTCAAAGTAATTAATATTGTGATGCACTTATAACAGCGTTGGAGCATATAATCACAGAATAGAACACTCAAGTAACCAAACCATACCTAGGTTCTCCAGCATGCCTTCAACAGTTTCAGGATCGGCAGCAATTCCAGATCCATGAGTCATTTGATGGTTATACATGTAATACATTCCCGAAGCCAACCTCTTGGGGTCTAACAAAGATATACAGACTGACAACAAGTTAACCAAAACCGATTTTGGTCTTGAGTGCTCCAAGGCATGGTGAAACAATCTTCGAATAAAACTGTGACAGCAGCAAGCTTTCAGACAAGGTAAGACAAGGTGCAAAAGGACTGCAATGGAGAAAAATAGCATAGAAACCTTGGACGGGCAATTTTTGAAGCTAGTCCCTGCGGAGCATATCTAGTTATTGCACAAAGTGTTTCAGCAGCATTAGCATGCACTTCCGGACAGTCCTGCAAGTAAAGATAGCACCCACTAGagattaaaaaaagaaaagaaaagaaaagaaaagaaaaggacaATGAAAATGCACAATTCCAATTGCTATGAATAAAGCAAGAAATTGATGAGCTCTAGACAGGTTTGCAGACTTTAAGCCACAAAAAGAAACAAAATCATTTTCACATATCATTCCGGGGGAAACTTATGTTAAGCTCAATAAACAGTTAAGAAAAGGAAATGCAACTTCGATAACAACACTGGCAGCACCTGCAGTTGGCTTCAGAATCTGGTGACCTAAGGTTTGCCCTAACACGGCAAACTCACAAAAGCAACAGCAATCTTAAAAGAACACCATGGTCCAAATCTCTCACTCATAAAAGGCAAAAACATAAAGGCTGTGTCATGGCTTCCAAATCAAACAAACAATTTATGGACAGAACAAAGATGGATTTGAAGCTAAATATCACAACAGAAATGCATATTAACTAAAACAGTGAAACCTTTACGAGATAATGACCAACTCTATCCAATGGAGATGGCACCTAGAGAAAGACCGGTATAGTAACAGATATAATCCTCTCTCTCGAGGGTCTTTGTGAAAGAAGATTGTGGTTAGTAAATATGGTTTACAAGAGAATGGGTGGGATCGGGGACGGAGCCACCCCAAGGGCTCCAGCcatggattaaaaaaaaattggttgttAGTATGGTATCTATTTAAACTACAGCTAAATTTTTTACATAGCCCAATTAGGAGTTGGTCCAGTTCATTAGTAAGCCAACGATTATTGTATTGAGCAGACAGTAGAAACCCTTTTCAAATTTCAACTccatttattttctcaatttgttCCTTGTTTTTCAATCGGCGTGAAATCATATGGCGATTTTCCGTCCTCTTGAAATCTATCATTAAATGCTTCATTTTATTGTGTTCAATtatcaattttgatttttggatagcTTGGATTTTATAAAGAACAttgtaaaattattatttaaataaaatattattataaaaataaaataagcatTATTATTAGAAATCTGATTTAAAACTAACGGAAATTATAAAATAGTCAAATTTAAATATGgtgaatttcaaaaaaaatcgtCACCGACTAAGTTTATTGTTGAAAAATCGTTAATGCTTAGGTTTTTTTGTTTGGATGATTCAATTTTCTATTTGTGGTGAGATATTTTTTGTTGATTAGCGTCAAAAGTAGTATTTTATCATGAGTAACTCAATTAAAATATTCGTTTCACAAAATTTGCGTAcccgtgagaccgtctcacggGAAATTTTGTATTCTTTGGGTTGTCAtcaatttatagattttatattTGTTCTATCTCATTACTTGTATTGTTCGAGAAAATGCTTCTTAtaaattttctctttttttgcattttttttcttttcgttgTGCTTTTTGGGACTTAATTGTTTCAGTTGAATGTATGTAACAAGTAAACTATATATTCGTTAATAAGTTAATTTGTTGCACGAGATATAAAGAAAATATTGGTCAACTAACAACGAGATCTCAAACTTCAATGGTCATTCAGCCCAGGGTCGAAAATTTTTTTGGCTACGTCCGTGGGTGGGATGCAAGTTTAGCTAAGAACATGAGGTCTAAAGTCCTTGGAAATTTATTTCGAAGATCAGATTTTGGACGGATAAGTGGTGGGGGATTCTTCCTTTAGGAACTTTATCCATACTTATTCCAGATTTCTCTTGTTCATAATTAGCCCATCTCTTCCTTTTCCCAGCCAGACTCATTTGACAACTCTCAAAATGGTTCTTGGAATTTGTACGAAATCGGGATTTGAGGGATAATGAGGTTTTAGAGTTGAGTGCGTTGTTGGAGTCTTTAGACAAGATGAGTTTGATCGAGGGAGCAGATGATATTAGGAAATGGGTGTGGGGGTTTATCAAGGCTTTCTCAGTAAAAtcttttttttcaatatttcattCCGGACAGTATTTCTTCGTATTTTTCTCTATATCTTACTGTTTGGAAAACGCCAATCCCGTCTAAGGTTCGAGTGTTCTCGTGGACTGTTGCGCTTGGAAAACTACCAACTAGTAAGATGTTGCAAAAGAGGTATCCCTCTCGCTCAATGTGCCTGAGTTGGTGTGTTGTGTATAGAAAAAACGTGGAGATTAAGGTTCAGAGTTCTGGAGGATTTGGGCTTGGTATGGGCAACACCTAGATCAGTTTGGAATATATTTGACGCAAATCTTGGATGTTATATGGGCGGGAGGGGTAGAATCTTTTGAGTCATGTTAGTTCGTTGTATTTGATGGATGGTTCGGTTGGAAAGAAGCAGAAGAATTTTCGATAATGGGGAAAAGAATCAGTTGGCGATTGCTAGAACAAGATCAAATTTACGGTTCTCTTTTGAATTTGGAAGACTAAGGAGTTCATGAACTTTTCGGTTTAGATTCGTATAGGGATTGGAGTGTTATGTTATGCTAAGTTGACTCCGGCTTTTATTGCTTTTTGTGTGGACCTCTGGTCCACTTTTGTAGTTATTACCTTTTATATCTTTATGAATATATTTTGCTTCctatcaaataataataataataataatcctcTCTCTCCCTAGTAATGCTAACAAAACTAATTTAGAAAGTCCATCCATAACATAACCAACTCACCCTTATTTATTCCCTCCCGTTACAAGCGCAAAATCTCACCCCCTATCCTCATTTCTTGAATCATCTAGATGTAAACTTTTAATGTAGGAGGCTTCGTACTATTTGAGGTGTTTTATATCTCATTGTCTTGGTCCAACCCACTAGACCCTCTCTAAGCCCAAGTCTGTAATTGGATGCATCTAAGGCTGACGGAGAACAAAATAGCAAGGTTATGCAAGATCACACAGCTTTCAGAAACTTACAGATGAACTAAATTTATCCACAATCATTTCCAGCACATTCATAGATTCCAACCATTGAATAGAGTCCGAATAGTTGGTATAAATATGTTCATCAGCACCAATCAAGCGAATTAAAACCTGTTGAACAACCATTCCATTAGGAGTTGTTTCATCAAGCATAACTCAGAGATGAAAGAGATTGCGAACAAGAAACCTCCATTATAGACGTAATTCCAATTAGGTCTACAAGCTTGTTAACGATATTTTGATGAACCTGGCCAAGCATGAGAACATATAAGGTcctggataattaaaataccagGTATAACAAGTAGGCAGTAAGACAAATATAGATTCAATAAACAAATTCACTACCCCAAATACTCAAACAGAACATCAACAAAAACTGTTAGCTTTTCTACCCTTTCATCATTATAATAACAAATCATGGTCCTTCAACCAACAATGCCAAACACGTGATACACCACCCATTACAATGGAGGAGTACAAAAGCAAATGCCTGAATCTAGCGAGATgcccacattttttttttaagtttgaatacaaaaaaaatattctgtTAACGTCTGGAGACCAAACATTGAGAACATAAAAGTTACAATAGCCA
Above is a window of Henckelia pumila isolate YLH828 unplaced genomic scaffold, ASM3356847v2 CTG_254, whole genome shotgun sequence DNA encoding:
- the LOC140870775 gene encoding uncharacterized protein isoform X1 encodes the protein MFWHMSGLSAASPVETILDKENFTLEELLDEDEIIQECKALNGRLINFLRERAQIKQLLQYIVEDAPEEAEKERTFKLPFISCEIFTCEVDIMLKALVEDEELMDLLFSFLDHDRSHSTLLAGYFSKVVVCLLLRKTTPLMSYIRVHQNIVNKLVDLIGITSIMEVLIRLIGADEHIYTNYSDSIQWLESMNVLEMIVDKFSSSDCPEVHANAAETLCAITRYAPQGLASKIARPSFIRRLFHHALEHSRPKSVLVNLLSVCISLLDPKRLASGMYYMYNHQMTHGSGIAADPETVEGMLENLGDLLKLLDVSSEDDHVLLTTYGKLQPPLGKHRLKIIEFISVLVAVTSEVAEKEFIRLGAVKHIFEMFFEYPYNNFLHHYVERIVVSCLESKNPRYVEHILRDCNVVGKILEAEKNLTLTLDVNKPTISAVGRTPPRIGNIGHLTRIANKLVQLGNTNSEIQTFLQENSDWIDWKTSVLLNRNAVENVFQWTCGRPNSLHDRTRDSDDDDYQDKDYDVAALANNLSQAFQYGIYSNDIDETRGSLARDDEDVYFDDESAEVVISSLRLGNDQESGSLFTNSNWFAFDDERKASEPSTGSVASSTTIIEARQVGADDNKVLVDEDDDEDYADTATSEPLVPKPVVDNMFSKSHDFEEVESRGPSRQSEWVEWRESSDSVEVPPTNSVGTSESAQRPPLPNGELPVGSEAQLDGVGPDASPSVEPDKMDATPSTADATVENCKSDGGGSPDSKIDSGTNPSQSAGESGRVPSIGKVDSQAEYDVSK
- the LOC140870775 gene encoding uncharacterized protein isoform X2 codes for the protein MFWHMSGLSAASPVETILDKENFTLEELLDEDEIIQECKALNGRLINFLRERAQIKQLLQYIVEDAPEEAEKERTFKLPFISCEIFTCEVDIMLKALVEDEELMDLLFSFLDHDRSHSTLLAGYFSKVVVCLLLRKTTPLMSYIRVHQNIVNKLVDLIGITSIMEVLIRLIGADEHIYTNYSDSIQWLESMNVLEMIVDKFSSSDCPEVHANAAETLCAITRYAPQGLASKIARPSFIRRLFHHALEHSRPKSVLVNLLSVCISLLDPKRLASGMYYMYNHQMTHGSGIAADPETVEGMLENLGDLLKLLDVSSEDDHVLLTTYGKLQPPLGKHRLKIIEFISVLVAVTSEVAEKEFIRLGAVKHIFEMFFEYPYNNFLHHYVERIVVSCLESKNPRYVEHILRDCNVVGKILEAEKNLTLTLDVNKPTISAVGRTPPRIGNIGHLTRIANKLVQLGNTNSEIQTFLQENSDWIDWKTSVLLNRNAVENVFQWTCGRPNSLHDRTRDSDDDDYQDKDYDVAALANNLSQAFQYGIYSNDIDEDVYFDDESAEVVISSLRLGNDQESGSLFTNSNWFAFDDERKASEPSTGSVASSTTIIEARQVGADDNKVLVDEDDDEDYADTATSEPLVPKPVVDNMFSKSHDFEEVESRGPSRQSEWVEWRESSDSVEVPPTNSVGTSESAQRPPLPNGELPVGSEAQLDGVGPDASPSVEPDKMDATPSTADATVENCKSDGGGSPDSKIDSGTNPSQSAGESGRVPSIGKVDSQAEYDVSK